In Halobaculum rubrum, the following are encoded in one genomic region:
- the pdhA gene encoding pyruvate dehydrogenase (acetyl-transferring) E1 component subunit alpha — protein sequence MSTLERDPGDGMVQVLDEEGGVVGDVPDLSEEEFVAMYRHMKLARHFDERAVSLQRQGRMGTYPPLSGQEGAQIGSAMALAEDDWLVPSYREHGAAMVHGLSLTETLLYWMGDERGSLVPEDANVFTPAVPIASQIPHATGMAWADKLKHDGETDRAFICYFGDGATSEGDFHEGLNFAGVFDTPNVFFCNNNQWAISVPRERQTASETLAQKAVAYGFEGVQIDGMDPLAVYKATTAALEKAKNPGEGERRPTLIEAVQYRFGAHTTADDPSVYREDDEVEEWKAKDPIPRLERFLRNQDVLDDERVAAVEESVREQVADAIDAAESTVRPDPGSMFDHVFAEQTPEIRRQAAEFAQLREKYGDEAFVEE from the coding sequence GTGAGCACGCTCGAGCGCGACCCCGGCGACGGAATGGTCCAGGTCCTCGACGAGGAGGGCGGCGTCGTCGGCGACGTTCCGGACCTCTCCGAGGAGGAGTTCGTCGCGATGTACCGCCACATGAAACTCGCCCGCCACTTCGACGAGCGGGCGGTGTCGCTCCAGCGCCAGGGGCGGATGGGGACGTATCCGCCGCTGTCCGGACAGGAGGGCGCGCAGATCGGCTCCGCGATGGCGCTGGCCGAGGACGACTGGCTCGTCCCGTCCTACCGCGAACACGGCGCCGCGATGGTCCACGGACTGTCGCTCACGGAGACGCTGCTGTACTGGATGGGCGACGAGCGCGGGAGCCTCGTTCCCGAGGACGCGAACGTCTTCACTCCCGCCGTCCCCATCGCGAGTCAGATCCCGCACGCGACGGGGATGGCCTGGGCGGACAAGCTCAAGCACGACGGCGAGACGGACAGGGCGTTCATCTGCTACTTCGGCGACGGCGCCACCTCGGAAGGCGACTTCCACGAGGGGTTGAACTTCGCGGGCGTGTTCGACACGCCGAACGTGTTCTTCTGTAACAACAACCAGTGGGCCATCTCGGTCCCGCGCGAGCGCCAGACCGCCAGCGAGACGCTGGCGCAGAAGGCGGTCGCCTACGGCTTCGAGGGCGTCCAGATCGACGGGATGGACCCGCTGGCGGTGTACAAGGCGACGACGGCGGCGCTGGAGAAGGCGAAAAACCCCGGCGAGGGCGAGCGTCGTCCGACGCTGATCGAGGCGGTCCAGTACCGCTTCGGCGCCCACACCACCGCCGACGACCCGAGCGTCTACCGCGAGGACGACGAGGTCGAGGAGTGGAAGGCGAAAGACCCGATCCCACGGCTGGAGCGGTTCCTCCGGAACCAGGACGTCCTCGACGACGAGCGCGTCGCCGCGGTCGAGGAGTCGGTCCGCGAGCAGGTCGCCGACGCGATCGACGCCGCCGAGTCGACCGTGCGGCCCGATCCGGGGTCGATGTTCGACCACGTGTTCGCCGAGCAGACACCGGAGATCCGGCGGCAGGCAGCGGAGTTCGCACAGCTACGCGAGAAGTACGGCGACGAGGCGTTCGTCGAGGAGTGA
- a CDS encoding alpha-ketoacid dehydrogenase subunit beta: MSTQDQDREQTATQNLTLVQSVRDALATEMESDDDVLVMGEDVGKNGGVFRATEGLYDEFGEDRVIDTPLAESGIIGTAVGMAAMGLKPVPEIQFSGFAYPGFDQIVSHMARLRTRSRSRYTLPMVLRMPYGGGIRAPEHHSESKEAFYTHEAGLKVVIPSTPYDTKGLLISAIRDPDPVVFMEPKLIYRAFRGDVPEGDYEVPIGEAVTRREGSDVSVFTYGAMTRPTMEAAEELAEEGIDAEVVDLRTVSPMDRESIVESFKKTGRACVVHEAPKTGGLAGEITATLQEEALLYQEAPVKRVTGYDVPYPLYALEDYYLPNAARVADGIKEAAEF; the protein is encoded by the coding sequence ATGAGCACGCAAGACCAAGACCGAGAGCAGACGGCCACGCAGAATCTGACACTGGTACAGTCGGTCCGCGACGCGCTCGCGACCGAGATGGAGTCGGACGACGACGTCCTCGTCATGGGCGAGGACGTGGGGAAGAACGGCGGCGTCTTCCGGGCGACCGAGGGCCTGTACGACGAGTTCGGCGAGGACCGCGTCATCGACACGCCGCTGGCGGAGTCGGGCATCATCGGCACCGCCGTCGGCATGGCCGCGATGGGGCTGAAGCCCGTCCCCGAGATCCAGTTCTCCGGGTTCGCGTACCCCGGGTTCGATCAGATCGTGAGCCACATGGCTCGACTGCGCACGCGCTCGCGGAGCCGCTACACGCTCCCGATGGTGCTGCGCATGCCCTACGGCGGCGGAATCCGCGCGCCCGAGCACCACTCGGAGTCGAAGGAGGCGTTCTACACCCACGAGGCCGGGCTGAAGGTGGTCATCCCCTCGACCCCGTACGACACGAAGGGGCTGCTCATCTCGGCGATCCGCGACCCCGACCCCGTCGTCTTCATGGAGCCGAAGCTCATCTACCGCGCCTTCCGCGGCGACGTACCCGAGGGCGACTACGAGGTGCCGATCGGCGAGGCCGTCACCCGCCGCGAGGGCTCGGACGTGTCCGTGTTCACCTACGGCGCCATGACCCGACCGACCATGGAGGCAGCCGAGGAACTGGCCGAGGAGGGTATCGACGCCGAGGTCGTCGACCTGCGCACCGTCTCGCCGATGGACCGGGAATCTATCGTCGAGTCGTTCAAGAAGACCGGCCGCGCGTGCGTCGTCCACGAGGCGCCCAAGACCGGCGGGCTCGCCGGCGAGATCACCGCGACGCTGCAGGAGGAGGCGCTGTTGTACCAGGAGGCGCCGGTCAAGCGCGTCACCGGCTACGACGTGCCGTACCCGCTGTACGCGCTGGAGGACTACTACCTCCCGAACGCGGCGCGAGTCGCCGACGGTATCAAGGAGGCCGCGGAGTTCTAA
- a CDS encoding dihydrolipoamide acetyltransferase family protein, producing the protein MAEKEFKLPDVGEGVAEGELVNWLVATGDTVTEDQPVAEVETDKALVEVPSPYNGTVKQLHVEEGQMVPVGDVIVTYDVPEEGDDASGESGEPAGDEPEATDPDGSADADADAASGEPATTDSDAGSADEAPEPSSGRVFAPPSARRLARELGVDIAAVEGSGPGGRVSEGDVRAHAESGESGDAGAAGGDSSGPKQVDMGSKQSAVSRKGGDDADGATAEAAAGSAPSSVEAAGRDRTLAVPATRKAAEDAGVDLDDVPTDETRDGEAFVTSEQVQGYAQAVKEAKAAEAEGAAAGGDETGAPDRSAAAGNGAAASREPESVPYRGVRRTIGEQMETSKYTAPHVSHHDTAVVDDLVDVRADLKERAAERDVRLSYMPFVMKALVAGLKEFPYLNSELREDNEEILLKKEYNLGIAVATDAGLMVPVVKHVDEKSILELAAEVNDLASRARERKVSREEMQGGTFTITNFGAIGGEYATPIINYPETAIMGLGAIDERPVAEDGTVRAAHTLPLSLSIDHRVIDGAEAGQFTNYVMERLENPSLLLLE; encoded by the coding sequence ATGGCCGAGAAGGAGTTCAAGCTCCCCGACGTCGGCGAGGGCGTCGCCGAGGGGGAGCTCGTCAACTGGCTGGTCGCCACCGGCGACACGGTCACCGAGGACCAGCCGGTCGCCGAGGTCGAGACCGACAAGGCGCTCGTGGAGGTCCCGTCCCCCTACAACGGGACGGTGAAGCAACTGCACGTCGAGGAGGGGCAGATGGTCCCCGTCGGCGACGTGATCGTCACGTACGACGTGCCCGAGGAGGGCGACGACGCCTCCGGCGAGTCCGGCGAGCCCGCCGGAGACGAGCCGGAGGCGACTGATCCGGATGGGTCCGCCGACGCCGACGCCGACGCGGCGAGCGGTGAGCCGGCGACGACCGACTCGGACGCGGGATCGGCGGACGAGGCGCCCGAACCGTCCTCCGGACGCGTGTTCGCGCCGCCGTCCGCGCGCCGGCTCGCCCGCGAACTCGGCGTCGACATCGCCGCCGTCGAGGGGAGCGGCCCCGGCGGCCGCGTCAGCGAGGGCGACGTTCGCGCACACGCGGAATCGGGCGAGTCCGGTGACGCCGGTGCCGCCGGCGGCGACTCGTCCGGTCCGAAGCAGGTCGACATGGGCAGCAAGCAGTCCGCAGTCTCCCGGAAGGGAGGAGACGACGCCGACGGAGCGACCGCCGAGGCCGCCGCCGGTTCCGCACCCTCGTCCGTGGAGGCCGCGGGGCGCGACCGAACGCTCGCGGTTCCCGCGACCCGCAAGGCCGCGGAGGACGCGGGCGTCGACCTCGACGACGTGCCGACCGACGAGACGCGCGACGGCGAGGCGTTCGTGACGAGCGAGCAGGTCCAGGGGTACGCGCAGGCAGTCAAGGAGGCGAAGGCTGCCGAAGCTGAAGGAGCCGCGGCCGGCGGCGACGAGACGGGCGCGCCCGACCGATCCGCCGCGGCGGGTAACGGCGCGGCCGCCTCGCGCGAGCCGGAATCGGTTCCCTATCGCGGCGTGCGCCGGACCATCGGCGAGCAGATGGAGACCTCGAAGTACACGGCGCCGCACGTCAGCCATCACGACACGGCCGTCGTCGACGACTTGGTCGACGTGCGCGCGGACCTGAAGGAGCGCGCCGCCGAGCGCGACGTGCGACTCAGCTACATGCCGTTCGTCATGAAGGCGCTCGTGGCCGGTCTCAAGGAGTTCCCGTACCTCAACTCCGAGCTCCGCGAGGACAACGAGGAGATCCTCCTGAAGAAGGAATACAACCTCGGCATCGCCGTCGCCACCGACGCGGGCCTGATGGTCCCCGTCGTGAAGCACGTCGACGAGAAGTCGATCCTCGAGCTCGCCGCGGAAGTGAACGACCTCGCCTCGCGCGCCCGCGAGCGAAAGGTCTCCCGCGAGGAGATGCAGGGCGGCACCTTCACGATCACCAACTTCGGCGCCATCGGCGGCGAGTACGCCACGCCGATCATCAACTACCCGGAGACGGCGATCATGGGGCTGGGCGCCATCGACGAGCGTCCGGTCGCCGAGGACGGCACGGTCCGCGCGGCCCACACGCTCCCGCTGTCGCTGTCGATCGACCACCGCGTCATCGACGGCGCCGAGGCGGGCCAGTTCACGAACTACGTGATGGAGCGGCTGGAGAACCCGAGCCTGCTGCTGCTGGAGTAG
- the lipA gene encoding lipoyl synthase, producing MSSRRRKPDWLKMRPPSGRRFTEIKSTLRDRNLHTVCEEANCPNLGECWSGESGPGTATFMLLGDRCSRGCNFCDVKTGGMEPLDPDEPANVADAVAEIGLDYVVLTSVDRDDLADGGSRHFAETIREIKRRDASVLVEVLIPDFGGDPEAVDRIVDAEPDVIAHNIETVERLQWPVRDRRAGYQRTLDVLECVDRTSDIRTKTSVMLGLGEYDHEVYRTLRDLRGVGVDIVTLGQYLQPSRSHLDVFEYVHPDAFDTWARVAEEDLDFLYCASGPMVRSSYKAGEFFVEALVRDGASVEEAREAAHAAD from the coding sequence ATGAGTAGTCGGCGGCGGAAGCCGGACTGGCTGAAGATGCGCCCGCCGTCCGGCCGGCGCTTCACCGAGATCAAGTCCACCCTCCGCGACCGGAACCTCCACACCGTCTGCGAGGAGGCGAACTGTCCGAACCTCGGGGAGTGTTGGTCCGGGGAGAGCGGTCCCGGGACGGCGACGTTCATGCTGCTGGGCGACCGCTGCTCGCGCGGCTGCAACTTCTGTGACGTGAAGACCGGCGGGATGGAGCCGCTGGACCCCGACGAGCCGGCGAACGTCGCCGACGCGGTCGCGGAGATCGGGCTCGATTACGTCGTGCTCACCTCCGTCGACCGCGACGACCTCGCCGACGGCGGCTCGCGTCACTTCGCGGAGACGATCCGCGAGATCAAGCGTCGCGACGCCTCGGTCCTCGTGGAGGTGCTCATCCCCGACTTCGGCGGCGACCCCGAGGCGGTCGACCGGATCGTCGACGCCGAGCCGGACGTGATCGCCCACAACATCGAGACGGTCGAGCGACTTCAATGGCCCGTGCGCGACCGTCGCGCCGGCTATCAGCGGACGCTCGACGTGCTGGAGTGCGTCGACCGAACCTCCGACATCCGCACGAAAACGAGCGTCATGCTCGGGCTCGGCGAGTACGACCACGAGGTGTACCGTACGCTGCGGGACCTGCGTGGCGTCGGCGTCGACATCGTCACGCTCGGGCAGTACCTCCAGCCGTCGCGATCGCACCTCGACGTGTTCGAGTACGTCCACCCGGACGCCTTCGACACCTGGGCGCGCGTCGCCGAGGAGGACCTCGACTTCCTCTACTGCGCCTCCGGGCCGATGGTCCGGTCGTCGTACAAGGCGGGCGAGTTCTTCGTCGAGGCGCTCGTCCGCGACGGCGCCAGCGTCGAGGAGGCGCGCGAGGCCGCACACGCCGCCGACTGA